The Candidatus Poribacteria bacterium sequence AAACGTCCCTCGGTGCTACCGTGAATCAAGTGCGCAGCGGCGGAGAGGTTCTCTCGCAACTCCGGGTTCTCCGAGACAGCGTTGAGTGTCGTGGGTGTGCCGCGGTAGCCATATTTTCGGATAAGTCGGTCAATTTCAGCGTCCTCGCCGAATTCACGTAGCCCCGGCGCGATGATAAGCAACTCGCCATCGTCCGCCATCGCCATGCGTGTGCGATAGATCGCTTTGTTACCGAGCCATGTGCTTTTAAATTCCCTCGGATCCAAGTAAACGACTACTTTTGATAGCGGCGTGTCCAAGAAGGTCATATTAACGGCTCTGCTCAATTCGGCAGCGGTTTCAAAGGTCTGTGCATCGTCACCGACGTAAAGCCCGCGCATCACGCGCGCTCCAGAAGCATCGGCATCCATGACGCTCATGACATACAGAATACCGAGTTGTTTTAGGTAGTTTGCATGCGCGTAATTTAGGACTCTCCTGACAGAGGTATCGGTGCGTCCCATCAAGCGTTCCATGCCGTCTACGGCACCGAGGAAATGAGATTTGTTAATCATCTCAACACCGCCAGCACCGACGAGGATATTTTTAAACCCGTTGGCGATACCGATAACTTCATGCGGAATTACTTGTCCGACGGAGATGATAAGTTCGTAGGGGCTGGGTAACCCAGCCCCTACAAGACGGCGATTTACAGCGACAGGGATGCTATAATCAAGTTTACCGCCTGATACCTCCTGCACGACCTCGGACGGCACTTCGCCGAAATGGTAGAGTCCCGTCCGCCAGTTGTGGACGTGATATGTCGCTTTGGGCAGATCGCCGTACATCTCAGCGATCTGTGCTTTGGTCATGGGCGCATGCGTACCGATAGCGGGCAATATATCAAAGGTGGTGCCGTTTGCAGTATCCCATAACTCGTAGAGAAGTTGGGTGAGTTCACCAGCGTTTGAGTGGAGTCGGGTTATATCCGGTGGAATCACTAAGATCTTCTTCGGGATACCACCTAACTTAAGGAGTGCCTCGTGCAGTAAGGCACGTTTTTCTTGGGTTGTGATGACCGTGTTTTTTCCACCGTGAGCAATATACGTTGACATAGTATTAGTCCCTATTGGCTGAAAAAGGCGAGGTTGCAAACCTCGCCAGCGGAAGTTAGAGCAGAATCTGATTAATAAGCGGCTTTAATAGTTCCCCAGGTCGTGCTTAACTTATCCTGCGGTTCAACAGGCAAAACGAGGTCTTCGACAGAGTCCCCAATAAAGATGTTATCAATATAGAC is a genomic window containing:
- a CDS encoding lactate racemase domain-containing protein, with amino-acid sequence MSTYIAHGGKNTVITTQEKRALLHEALLKLGGIPKKILVIPPDITRLHSNAGELTQLLYELWDTANGTTFDILPAIGTHAPMTKAQIAEMYGDLPKATYHVHNWRTGLYHFGEVPSEVVQEVSGGKLDYSIPVAVNRRLVGAGLPSPYELIISVGQVIPHEVIGIANGFKNILVGAGGVEMINKSHFLGAVDGMERLMGRTDTSVRRVLNYAHANYLKQLGILYVMSVMDADASGARVMRGLYVGDDAQTFETAAELSRAVNMTFLDTPLSKVVVYLDPREFKSTWLGNKAIYRTRMAMADDGELLIIAPGLREFGEDAEIDRLIRKYGYRGTPTTLNAVSENPELRENLSAAAHLIHGSTEGRFKVTYATEHLTQTEIESVGYQWTPVNEVLAEYNLETLVDGFNDGGFFYISEPGQGLWALRSRFSQ